A single Carettochelys insculpta isolate YL-2023 chromosome 2, ASM3395843v1, whole genome shotgun sequence DNA region contains:
- the ACOT13 gene encoding acyl-coenzyme A thioesterase 13 isoform X3, translating to MTVLSAAPGKVVCEMKVEEEHTNRGGTLHGGLTATLVDVVSTAALLYTERGMPGVSVDMNITYMSPAKIGEELLITAQILKQGRRLAFASVDVTVKGTGKLIAQGRHTKYLGH from the exons ATGACAGTTCTGTCTGCAGCTCCTGGAAAGGTTGTTTGTGAAATGAAAGTGGAGGAGGAGCACACAAACAGAGGTGGCACCTTGCATGGAGGTTTGACTGCCACTCTGGTAGATGTAGTGTCAACCGCAGCACTGCTATACACAGAAAGAGGAATGCCTGGGGTCAGTGTGGATATGAACATTAC ATACATGTCTCCTGCTAAGATTGGAGAAGAACTATTGATCACTGCTCAGATTTTGAAGCAAGGAAGAAGACTTGCTTTTGCCAGCGTGGATGTAACAGTCAAGGGAACCGGCAAGCTTATAGCACAAGGCAGACATACAAAATACCTAGGacattaa
- the ACOT13 gene encoding acyl-coenzyme A thioesterase 13 isoform X2, translating to MFTFNTIMTVLSAAPGKVVCEMKVEEEHTNRGGTLHGGLTATLVDVVSTAALLYTERGMPGVSVDMNITYMSPAKIGEELLITAQILKQGRRLAFASVDVTVKGTGKLIAQGRHTKYLGH from the exons ATGACAGTTCTGTCTGCAGCTCCTGGAAAGGTTGTTTGTGAAATGAAAGTGGAGGAGGAGCACACAAACAGAGGTGGCACCTTGCATGGAGGTTTGACTGCCACTCTGGTAGATGTAGTGTCAACCGCAGCACTGCTATACACAGAAAGAGGAATGCCTGGGGTCAGTGTGGATATGAACATTAC ATACATGTCTCCTGCTAAGATTGGAGAAGAACTATTGATCACTGCTCAGATTTTGAAGCAAGGAAGAAGACTTGCTTTTGCCAGCGTGGATGTAACAGTCAAGGGAACCGGCAAGCTTATAGCACAAGGCAGACATACAAAATACCTAGGacattaa